The Stenotrophomonas rhizophila genome has a window encoding:
- a CDS encoding NAD(P) transhydrogenase subunit alpha, producing MAVEVLGVKEHAQGERRVALTPETARKYIALGATVWIEPGAGTRAGFTDQAYLDVGAQLADDTRLGQADIVLCVQPPETARLRQLKSGAGLVGMLHPQADDERAGVIQSRGLQAFPLERLPRTTRAQSMDVLSSQAGMAGYKATLIAAQLAPRFFPMLTTAAGTIRPSRVLVVGAGVAGLQAIATARRLGAQVEGFDVRPETREQIESLGGKFLDLGVSAVGEGGYARPLTDDERAEQQRRLGEHLRLVDVVICTAAVPGRPAPKIVTSAMVQGMRPGSVVVDLAAETGGNCEATRPGETVDVGGVTVDGPLNLASQGAVHASEMYARNLYNFVALFLKDGAVAFDWDDELLAKTRWIAN from the coding sequence ATGGCTGTCGAGGTGTTGGGGGTCAAGGAACACGCGCAGGGCGAACGCCGCGTAGCGCTGACGCCGGAAACGGCGCGCAAGTACATCGCGCTGGGCGCCACCGTGTGGATCGAACCGGGCGCCGGCACGCGCGCCGGCTTTACCGACCAGGCCTACCTGGATGTCGGCGCGCAGCTCGCCGATGACACCCGCCTGGGCCAGGCCGACATCGTGCTGTGCGTGCAGCCGCCGGAAACCGCGCGGCTGCGCCAGCTCAAATCCGGTGCCGGCCTGGTCGGCATGCTGCACCCGCAGGCCGATGACGAACGCGCCGGCGTGATCCAGTCACGTGGGCTGCAGGCATTTCCCTTGGAGCGCCTGCCGCGTACCACCCGTGCACAGTCCATGGACGTGCTCAGTTCGCAGGCCGGCATGGCCGGCTACAAGGCCACCCTGATTGCTGCCCAGCTTGCACCGCGCTTCTTCCCCATGCTGACCACCGCCGCCGGCACCATCCGGCCCTCGCGCGTGCTGGTGGTGGGCGCCGGCGTGGCCGGCCTGCAGGCCATTGCCACCGCGCGCCGGCTTGGGGCGCAGGTGGAGGGCTTCGATGTGCGCCCCGAAACCCGCGAACAGATTGAATCGCTCGGCGGCAAGTTCCTTGACCTTGGCGTCAGCGCGGTGGGCGAGGGCGGTTACGCCCGTCCGTTGACCGATGACGAGCGGGCCGAGCAGCAGCGCCGGCTGGGCGAGCACCTGCGGTTGGTCGATGTGGTGATCTGTACCGCCGCCGTGCCCGGCCGCCCCGCGCCGAAGATCGTCACCAGCGCGATGGTGCAGGGCATGCGCCCAGGCAGCGTGGTCGTGGACCTGGCGGCTGAAACCGGCGGCAACTGCGAGGCCACCCGGCCGGGCGAAACCGTCGACGTCGGCGGCGTCACCGTGGACGGCCCGCTCAACCTGGCCAGCCAGGGTGCGGTGCACGCCAGTGAGATGTATGCGCGCAACCTCTACAACTTCGTCGCGCTGTTCCTGAAGGATGGCGCGGTGGCGTTTGACTGGGACGATGAGCTGCTGGCGAAAACGCGCTGGATTGCGAACTGA
- a CDS encoding DUF3106 domain-containing protein, producing MKPRLTLALVLLSLSAASAAQTSTLPEWDKLTPQQRDALIAPVRDRWNDAPPPQRERMLQHGQRWQSMTPEQRELARRGRHRFENMSPEQREQARALFAQMRGMTPAQRDALRERWGSMSPEQRQEWLKANPVKDLPPR from the coding sequence ATGAAACCGCGACTGACCCTGGCACTGGTACTGCTCTCGCTGAGCGCGGCCAGCGCCGCGCAGACCTCGACGCTGCCCGAGTGGGACAAGCTCACCCCGCAGCAGCGCGATGCGCTGATCGCGCCGGTACGCGACCGCTGGAACGACGCGCCGCCGCCACAGCGAGAGCGCATGCTGCAGCATGGCCAGCGTTGGCAGAGCATGACCCCGGAACAGCGCGAGCTGGCGCGGCGCGGCCGCCACCGTTTCGAGAACATGAGTCCGGAGCAGCGCGAGCAGGCCCGCGCGCTGTTCGCGCAGATGCGCGGCATGACCCCGGCCCAGCGCGATGCGCTGCGAGAGCGCTGGGGCAGCATGAGCCCGGAGCAGCGGCAGGAATGGCTGAAGGCCAATCCGGTCAAGGATCTGCCGCCGCGGTAG
- a CDS encoding RNA polymerase sigma factor, giving the protein MLVSPSLPPLADDADAETALPVSLDAFLAGIGPRAFRFAEAGLRQRDDALDAVQDAMLRMLAYRDKPAGEWSPLFWSILRRRVVDLQRRRGFRLRFWRSSDELAGDHDIDWADPGPGPAQAHEQRDQYAALVRALRDLPARQREAFTLRVLQQLDGATTAAAMGCSEGAVKTHLSRARQALQQHLEIEL; this is encoded by the coding sequence GTGCTGGTGAGCCCCTCCCTGCCGCCCCTGGCTGACGATGCCGATGCCGAAACCGCGTTGCCGGTGTCGCTGGATGCGTTCCTGGCCGGCATCGGCCCGCGCGCGTTCCGCTTCGCCGAGGCCGGGCTGCGCCAGCGCGACGACGCATTGGACGCGGTGCAGGACGCGATGCTGCGCATGCTGGCCTACCGCGACAAGCCCGCAGGGGAGTGGTCCCCGCTGTTCTGGAGCATCCTGCGCCGCCGGGTGGTCGACCTGCAGCGCCGCCGCGGCTTCCGGCTGCGGTTCTGGCGCAGCAGCGACGAGCTGGCCGGCGACCACGACATCGACTGGGCCGACCCTGGACCCGGCCCGGCCCAGGCCCATGAGCAGCGCGACCAGTACGCGGCGCTGGTCAGGGCATTGCGCGATCTACCTGCACGCCAGCGCGAGGCCTTCACCCTGCGCGTGCTGCAGCAGCTCGACGGCGCCACGACCGCAGCGGCCATGGGCTGCAGCGAGGGCGCGGTCAAAACCCATCTTTCGCGCGCCAGGCAGGCGCTGCAGCAGCACCTGGAGATTGAACTGTGA
- a CDS encoding NAD(P) transhydrogenase subunit alpha — protein sequence MSDGFVALYIFMLAAIAGHVIISRVPVILHTPLMSGSNFIHGIVLIGAMVVLGHAQTPLEKIIGFIAVVLGAGNAAGGYVVTERMLDMFKPSQKRDAGEKAP from the coding sequence ATGAGCGACGGGTTCGTGGCGTTGTATATCTTCATGCTGGCTGCGATCGCAGGCCACGTGATCATTTCGCGGGTGCCGGTGATCCTGCATACCCCCCTGATGTCCGGGTCGAACTTCATCCACGGCATCGTGCTGATCGGTGCCATGGTGGTGCTGGGCCATGCGCAGACCCCGCTGGAAAAGATCATCGGCTTCATCGCCGTGGTGCTCGGCGCGGGCAATGCCGCCGGTGGCTACGTGGTGACCGAACGCATGCTGGACATGTTCAAGCCCAGCCAGAAGCGCGACGCCGGGGAGAAGGCGCCTTGA